CGAGGTGGAGGCCATGCGCGAACAGGCCCGGTCCAGGGGGCAAAAGCCCAAGTATTCCGGCCGCTGCCGCGAGAAGGGCCTGGCCCCCGGCCCGGGCGCGCCTGCCATGGTGGTGCGGTTAAAGGCCCCGCTCTCCGGGTCCACCGTGGTGCATGACCTGGTCAAGGGCGACGTGGCCTTCGACAACGCCGAACTCGACGACATGGTGCTGAGGCGCACGGACGGTTCGCCGACCTACAACATGGCCGTGGTGGTGGACGACGCCACCATGGGGGTGACGCACATCATCCGGGGCGACGACCACTTAAACAACACCCCGCGCCAGATCCTCATCTATCAGGCCCTGGGGCTGCCGCTGCCGGTCTTCGGGCATGTGCCCATGATCCTTGGGCCGGACAAGAAGAAGCTGTCCAAGCGGCACGGGGCCACCTCGGTCATGGAATATGAGCGCGAGGGCTTTCTGCCCGAGGCCATGCTCAATGGTCTGGTGCGCCTGGGCTGGTCCCACGGGGACCAGGAGATCTTTTCCCGCCAGGAGCTGGTGCAGGCCTTTTCCACGGACAACCTGGGTTCCTCGGCGGCGGTTTTTGACCGGGACAAGCTTTTGTGGCTCAACGCCCACTACATCAAGGAGACCCCGGACGCGGCGCTGGCGGCCATGCTGGGGGATTTCCTGGGACGCCTGGGGCATCCCGGGGCGGATGCGGACTATCTGGCGCGGATCGTGCCGCTTTTGAAGCCCCGGGCCCAGACCATGGTGGAGATGGCCGAAAAGGCCGTGTTCTTCGTGGTTGCGGATGGGGAACTGGCCCACGACCAAAAGGCCGTGGAGAAGTTTTTCACCTCCGAGGCCAAGGGGCACCTGGCGGCCCTGTGGGAGCTTTTCAAGACCGTTACGCCCTTTGACCAGCCGTCGCTGGAGGCGGCGGTGCAGGGCTACCTGGACGCCACCGGGGTGAAGTTCAAGCTTCTGGCCCAGCCCATCCGGGTGGCGATTACCGGAACCACGGCCAGCCCGGGGCTTTTCGAGACCATGGATGTGCTTGGCCGGGAGCGGGTGCTGGCCCGCCTGGAACGGGCGCTGGCGCTCTAAGATGATGCCGCCGGGACTTCCGGCGATGTTGGATGAATGACGGCCCGGGGAGCGATCCCCGGGCTTTTTTTGGTCTTGACGGAAACCTGTGGATGTGTACATTGAGTATCGAAGATATGTACACATGGAGAAAGTCATGATCCAAACCACGGCGACCAATCTCCGGAGAAATCTGTTTTCCCTGCTGGAGAAGGTGGGCGAGGGAGAAACAGTGACCGTCACCAAAGGCGGCAAGATCGTGGCGCGTATTCTCCCAGAGCAGCGTCCCGACTGGCGGGCGAAGATGCCCCCAGGGCCGAAACTCCTGGTGCCGGCTGACGAGGCGTTTTCCCCCATGCCCGACGAGTGGGGCGATCTGGCGTGAAGCGTTGTCTTCTCGACACCCATGCCATGGTGTTCTGGTCAACTGGCGAAAATATGTCCGCCGGTTTCCGGGCCGCATTGGATGATCTGGCTGGAAGCGGAGGGGTGTTCGTTTCGTCGGTGTCTTTTTGGGAATTGGCGTTGTTGGCTCGCAAGGGGCGGGTGGAAATCGCCGACGTTGCCATGTGGAAAAACCGTTTTCTCGAATTGTCGGGGGCCATACTGATTGATCCATCAGCGGACGAGATGATCGTATCCGCTTTATTACCGTTGCATCACAGAGATCCGTTCGACCGGCTGCTCGTAACCCAGGCCATGGCGCTTCCCGCAGCCTTGGTCAGCCGGGACGCCTGTTTGCCTTTATATGGAGTGGACATGTTCTGGATGGATTGACTACATAAAGGAAAAAGAACCGCCCCTGAGCAGGCCGTCCGCGCCGTCCTCTCCGGGCCATGCGGTATGCCTCCGCCCCTTACGCCGTGCCGTCGTAGATGGTGCCGCCCCCGCCCCTTACGCCGTGCCGTCGTAGATGGTGCCGCCCCCGCCCCTTACGCCGTGCCGTCGTAGATGGCGGCCGAACTCCCCTTCTTGATGGCCGCCGCCAGGCGCAGCAGTTCGTCGGACGGGATCTTGCGGATCACCTTGTCCGTTGCGGCGTCGACGATTTCGGCCTGGACCGAACCGGAGTCGCCATCCACGCGCAGGTGCAGGGAGGTGGTGTCGGTGCGGATGCGGTTTTTGACGTCGCGCAGGGCGCTGGCGATGCGTTCCGCCTCAGCCGTGCCGAGGGCGTCCGAGGACTGGTTTGCTGTTGATCCGGCAGCTGATGCGTTCTGGTTTCGGGCGGTCGGCCCCGCAACCTTGGAATCATTCCAGAACCGGGCCGCGGCTGGGTCGCCCCGGGCGGATTGTGCAGATGCGCCGCCCATGTCCCGGACGTCGCTCGACATATTTGCGTTGATGATGATGTCCATCATGGCCGATCCTTTGGCCGTCGCCTGTCCGTTGGTGCAAGATGCGACTCCTTTTGCCTGTCTTATCGGCTTCGCCGGGGTCGTTCTTTAATCCCAGGGCCGGGATCGTGGGCCGGATCGTGTAGCGTGGAGCGGATTTTGGCAGCCCAGTCAGAGGGATGCCCCGTCGGGGCCAGATCAGTTTTTTTGGGGCAGAAGCGACTTGGGCACGCGAACGGCCTGCCGTCCGCCCTCCCAGATGGCCAGGAGCACGCCCAAAAGGATCAAGGCGCTGCCTCCATACCCCACGGGCGTGAACACCTCGCCGAACATGATCCAGGCCAGCCCCGCCGCCACCACCGGTTCGATGGTGGCTACCACCGCCGCCCGGGTGGCCTCCAGGTGCCTAAGTCCCGCATAATAGACGGAATAGGCCCCATAGGTGGAGCACAGGGCCAAAAAGGCGCAGGCCGCAAGGCCGGAGAGGCTTGGCAGGCGCAGTTCGAAAAAGGGCAGAAGGGCCAGGGCCCCGATGGGCAGGGCGTAGAAAAAGATCGTGGGGGTCTTGTAGCGCGACAGGTACAGCTTGCCGAAGATGAAATACAGGGCGTAGGTGAACCCGGCCAAAAGCCCCACCAAAACCGAGGCGACGGTCACCGGCACGCTGCCCGCCACGTCTCCGGCCAGCCGGGGCCCCAGGCTGATGCCGGCCACGCCCAGGATGGTGGCCGCCACGGCCGCGATCTTGAACGGGCCCATGCGTTCTTTGAGCAGAAAAAACGACATGAGGGCCACCCAGGCCGGGGCCGTGTACAAAAGGACCGAGGCCATGGCCGCGCCACCCAGCTTCACGGCATAGACGTACGAGCCGAAAAGTCCGGCGATGCCGCAGATCCCGAAGGCCGCCACCGGAAGGATGTCCTTTTTGTCCAGGCGCAGGTCTTTGGAGACCAGGGCGTGGGTTCCGAAAAGCGCCCAGGCCAGCGCCGTACGCCAAAAGGCCACCTCAAAAGGGGCCATGCCGGCCTCGAAGGCCAGCTTGGAGGCCGGGCCGATGAGTCCCCACAGGACGGCGGCGCACAGCACATACGCATATCCGGCGGCCATGACATCTCTCCCTGAAACAAACGGTTACGCGAAGCAGGGTTGCCTACCAGGAATCCGATGCGCAGGCAAAAGGATTTCCCAGGGAGGCCCGGGTATGCATCCCGGCCGAGAGAAACCGGCGGCAAGGCCCCGGGGCTGTACATAGACGGACTTTGGAATATAACTTATCCTCCGAGGTGCAAAAATGACCCGGGACATGACCCGATGCGACACCTGCCCGACCTTGTACGGGCGGGGCGGAGCGTTTCGCGGCGCGACCCCCGGATGCAACACACGACGCCAAGGAGAATCCCATGTCCGACACAACCTGCCCCCCCGATTTCGAGAAGGCCCTGGCCGTTGGCCGCCCGCCCAATGTCGTAAAGCTTTTTCCCCATTCCAAGGCCCTTCTCGTCAGCGGCAAGGTCATTGATCGGGCCATGCGGGAAAAAGGCAAGGCCATGACCATCGCCGCCAACTGCCGAAGCCACATCACCCTGCGCGGGGTGCTTCGGGCCGCCAAACGCGCCGACGCGGCCGTGATCCTGGAAATCGCCAGGTCCGAAGGCGGCGCCAACGCCTACTGCCCCGTGAGCCTGTGGAACCTGGCCCGCCAGGCCGACGCGGTCATGAACGAACTGGGCGTGGCCGTGCCCGTGGCCATCCATGCCGACCACTACGGCATCAAGGCCGAAAAGGATCTGGGCCCGGCCCGGGTGGAGATCCCCTCCCTGTTCGACGCGGGCGTCACCTCCATCGCCATCGACGCCTCCCATCTGCCCGACGCCGAGAACCTGGCCGCCAACATCGCCCTGTCCCCCCTTGTCCCGGCCTGGGCCGGATACGAGACGGAAGTGGGCGAGATCAAAGGCGCTTCCGGCCTGTCCACCCCGGCCGAGGCCCTGTTCCTCATCGCGGGCTTAAACGCCCACGGCATCCATCCCGACTGGATTGCGCTCAATAACGGCACCACCCACGGCATCGAGGCCAGCGCCTCGGGCATCCAGGTGGAGCTGACCGCCAGCATCCACGCCGCCCTGGCCAAGTACGGCCTGTCCGGGGCCCAGCACGGCACCTCGGGCAACTCCTCCGAGCGCCTGCGCGAGATCGCGGCCAAGACCGCCACCACCAAGGCCAACGTGGCCACCGCCCTGCAGATGATTTCCTGGGGGGTCAAGGTCAACGACTACGGCAACGCCATTCTGGACGCCTCCGGCGACCTGGTGAAGGTGCCGGGCCAGGGCGTCTCCGAGGAACTGTGGGCCGAGATGAAGGCCTATGCCGACGCCCATGGGATCAAAGGCGGCAACTATAAAAAGCTCAACATCGTTTTCGAGAACAAGATTCTCGGACAGGCCGCCGATATCCGCGAGCGCATGGTCCAGGCCGTGGAGGACTTCGTGTACGGCCTTCTGGCCGACGTCTTCAACGCCTCGGGCACCGGCGCCATCGGCCGGGCCCTTTTGGCCAAGGCCGGAACCTACGACCTCGGCCCCAAGGCCGCCCGCCTGGAGGATCCGGCCGCGTGGACCCCGGAGAAGGCCGCCGCCCGGGCCAAAAACCTGTCCTCGGACAAGGGCCTGGAAGGGGACTTCGACGACTGATTCCGGTTGCGGCGAAAAAACCGGCCGGGGGATGCGCAACGCTTCCCCGGCCGCCGCATCTGTCGGAGCGCAGCGTCGTCGGGCATCGGGCATCGGGGACGTACCCTGGGGGCGGGTCGTATCGGTTTATAAGTGGAAATAATCGACAACTCGTTGCGTTTTGAAGCTTTGGCCGGTACGTAGTGCATACGGGAGAGAGACCGGGCGGGGAAGCGGAGTCGGCAAGGTCGGAGGTGCTGTGCGTCCAGGGGCAGGCAGACGAGGCCAGACTGATCGGCGAAGGGCCGGATGGGTTTCGGCGCGACGCCGCCGGAGGCCCTGCGTCGTCACGGGGACGTCCGCCGTGGCTGCGGCCCTTTTTTCGGTGTTCGTCCTGGCCCTGGTTCTGGCGGACATGGCGAATCCGTCCCCGGCTGCGGCCCAGCCCAGGTTTCACCACGTCACGGTGGAGGACGGGCTTCCCCAGTCCTCGGTGCTCAATATCACGGTCGATACCCGGGGCTTTTTGTGGATCGGCACCTATGACGGCCTGGTGCGCCACGACGGTTACGAATACCGTGTCCATTACGCCGAACCCGGCAACCCCGACGCCATCTCCGACGCCAATATCCGGGCCGTGTTGCCGGACCTCGACGGTTCCCTGTGGGTGGGAACCAAAAGCGGCGGCCTGAACTTTTTCGACGCCAGGCGCGGCCGGTTCCAACACTACCGTCATGACCCGGACAACCCCCACAGCCTGCCGCACGACGAGGTGCGGGCCCTGTGCCGGGATGCCTCGGGGCTGTTGTGGGTGGGCACCTTCGGGGGGCTGGCCGTCTTTGATACGGCCGGAAAGCTCTTTACGACCTACCGCCAGGCGACGACTCCGGACCAACGCCTGCCCGCCGACGAGATCCTGTCCCTGGCGGCGGGCCCCGGCGGCATGCTCTTCGTCGGCACAAGCGCCGGGCTGTTTCGGTTCGACACGGCGACCAAGACCTTTTCCCCCATGCCCCTGGACGCCCGCCAGCCGGGCGCGGTGACCAACGGGACGGCGCGGGTCGGCCCGCCGGTCGTCGCCAGCCTGTACCTGCAAGGCGGCACGACGCTTTTTGCCGGGACGGAATGGCAGGGCCTCTACGAAATCGATCTGCAAAGCGGCAGCGTGGCGGGGCATCTTCCGGGGCGGGCCGTGTCCTCAACCTTCGTCGATTCCCGGGGCGTGCTGTGGGTGGGCACGGACGCCGGGCTGGCCCAACGGGCCAGGCCCGACGGCCCGTTCGTCATGTACACGCACGATCCCACGGATCCCATGAGCATCTGCGGCAACGACATCCGGGGCATCGTGGAGGACGCCTCGGGCATCCTGTGGTTCGGCAGTTTCACGGCCGGACTCAGCAAGCTTTCGCCCAAGACCCGGGCCTTCGACCTGTATCGGAAGAAATCCGACGACCCCCGGGGACTCTCCGGGGCCGAGGTCAGCGCCGTGACCATGGACACCCGGGGACGCCTCTGGGTGGGCACCCGGGACGGCGGCATCACGGTCATGGACCGCCGGGCGGGCACGCGGCAGGTCTTCCGCCACGATCCAGACGACCCCGGCAGCCTCTCCCAGGACGAGGTCACAAGCCTTTTGCGGGACCGCTCCGGCAGGATATGGGCCGGAACCGCCGACAACGGCCTGAACCTGTACGACGAGCCCTCTGGAGCCTGGAAGAAGTATCGCCACGACCCGGATGATCCTGAAAGCCTGTCCCAGGACAAGATCTGGTTTGTGGCCGAGACCCGCGACGGCATCCTGTGGATCGGAACCAGCAAGGGGGGCCTAAACCGCCTGGATCCGGCCACGGGGAAATGCCGCCGCTACAAGCACGATCCCGGCGACCCGCAAAGCATCAGCCACGACCGGGTGCGGCACATCACCGAGGCCGCGGACGGCGCCCTGTGGATCGGCACCAACAAGGGGCTCAACCGCTTCGACCGGGCCAGCCAGACCTTCCGGCATTGGGACAACGACCCCTCCGATCCGCACAGCCTGTCCAACGACCGGGTCACGCCCATCGTGGAGATGTCGGACGGCATGTTGTGGGTGGGCACGGACAACGGCTTGAACCGCTTCGACCCGAAAACCGAAACGTTCACCCGTTTCACCAAGGCCGACGGCCTTTACAACGACGGCATCCAGGCCATCCTGCGCGATGAGACCGGGGTGTTGTGGATGAGCACCTTCAAGGGCCTGAGCCGTTTCGACCCCGCGGTGGCCGAGTTTCGCAACTACACGTCCAAAGACGGACTCCAGGGCGTGGAGTTCTGGATGAACGCGGACTACCGTGACCCCTATTCCGGGGAGATGTTTTTCGGCGGGGTCAGGGGCCTCAACGGATTCATTCCCGGCGAGGTGGAGAAAAACCCCCACATCCCGCCCGTGGCGGTCACCGCCATCGCCATCACCGACCACCCCCACACCGGGGAAGACGCGGTGGATTTTGTCCGGGAGATCGAGCTTTCCCCCCTGGACCGAGGGTTCACCGTGACCTATGCGGCCCTGGACTTCGCCGATCCGAGCAAGAACCAGTATTCCCATAAGCTCGAGGGCTTCGACCGCGATTACAGCAAGCCCTCGACCCGGCGCTACGCCACCTACACCAACCTCGACCCGGGCCGGTACGTGCTGCACATGCGGGCCTCCAACGACGACGGCATCTGGAACGACACCGGAACATCCCTGATCGTCCGGGTGTTGCCGC
Above is a genomic segment from Desulfolutivibrio sulfodismutans DSM 3696 containing:
- the gltX gene encoding glutamate--tRNA ligase, giving the protein MTTIVTRFAPSPTGHLHIGGARTAIFNWLLARASGGSFFLRIEDTDQARSTEENTRGILDSMAWLGLSHDGEIVYQSRRFDLYNQYIDRLLASGHAYYCSCTPDEVEAMREQARSRGQKPKYSGRCREKGLAPGPGAPAMVVRLKAPLSGSTVVHDLVKGDVAFDNAELDDMVLRRTDGSPTYNMAVVVDDATMGVTHIIRGDDHLNNTPRQILIYQALGLPLPVFGHVPMILGPDKKKLSKRHGATSVMEYEREGFLPEAMLNGLVRLGWSHGDQEIFSRQELVQAFSTDNLGSSAAVFDRDKLLWLNAHYIKETPDAALAAMLGDFLGRLGHPGADADYLARIVPLLKPRAQTMVEMAEKAVFFVVADGELAHDQKAVEKFFTSEAKGHLAALWELFKTVTPFDQPSLEAAVQGYLDATGVKFKLLAQPIRVAITGTTASPGLFETMDVLGRERVLARLERALAL
- a CDS encoding type II toxin-antitoxin system Phd/YefM family antitoxin; the protein is MIQTTATNLRRNLFSLLEKVGEGETVTVTKGGKIVARILPEQRPDWRAKMPPGPKLLVPADEAFSPMPDEWGDLA
- a CDS encoding type II toxin-antitoxin system VapC family toxin is translated as MKRCLLDTHAMVFWSTGENMSAGFRAALDDLAGSGGVFVSSVSFWELALLARKGRVEIADVAMWKNRFLELSGAILIDPSADEMIVSALLPLHHRDPFDRLLVTQAMALPAALVSRDACLPLYGVDMFWMD
- a CDS encoding flagellar protein FlaG, which gives rise to MMDIIINANMSSDVRDMGGASAQSARGDPAAARFWNDSKVAGPTARNQNASAAGSTANQSSDALGTAEAERIASALRDVKNRIRTDTTSLHLRVDGDSGSVQAEIVDAATDKVIRKIPSDELLRLAAAIKKGSSAAIYDGTA
- a CDS encoding DMT family transporter, with the protein product MAAGYAYVLCAAVLWGLIGPASKLAFEAGMAPFEVAFWRTALAWALFGTHALVSKDLRLDKKDILPVAAFGICGIAGLFGSYVYAVKLGGAAMASVLLYTAPAWVALMSFFLLKERMGPFKIAAVAATILGVAGISLGPRLAGDVAGSVPVTVASVLVGLLAGFTYALYFIFGKLYLSRYKTPTIFFYALPIGALALLPFFELRLPSLSGLAACAFLALCSTYGAYSVYYAGLRHLEATRAAVVATIEPVVAAGLAWIMFGEVFTPVGYGGSALILLGVLLAIWEGGRQAVRVPKSLLPQKN
- a CDS encoding class II fructose-bisphosphate aldolase → MSDTTCPPDFEKALAVGRPPNVVKLFPHSKALLVSGKVIDRAMREKGKAMTIAANCRSHITLRGVLRAAKRADAAVILEIARSEGGANAYCPVSLWNLARQADAVMNELGVAVPVAIHADHYGIKAEKDLGPARVEIPSLFDAGVTSIAIDASHLPDAENLAANIALSPLVPAWAGYETEVGEIKGASGLSTPAEALFLIAGLNAHGIHPDWIALNNGTTHGIEASASGIQVELTASIHAALAKYGLSGAQHGTSGNSSERLREIAAKTATTKANVATALQMISWGVKVNDYGNAILDASGDLVKVPGQGVSEELWAEMKAYADAHGIKGGNYKKLNIVFENKILGQAADIRERMVQAVEDFVYGLLADVFNASGTGAIGRALLAKAGTYDLGPKAARLEDPAAWTPEKAAARAKNLSSDKGLEGDFDD